Sequence from the Armatimonadota bacterium genome:
GCAGGTACTTCTTTCCAGGGATCTTTGGTCAGCGCCGAGAAGATCGTCATGTCTTTGCGCGGACAGAAAACGCCCGCGGAGATCGAGCGACTCCAGCTTGCGATCAAGTGCGGCGACCTGGTGTTCGGTCTGATCGAGTCGTTTGCTTCGGTAGGGGTTTCAGAGGTTGCAATATACGAACAGGCACAAGCGTACATCGACGACAAGGGCTGGGGTTACGGATGGGATCGCGCCGGCAACCCGATCGTCAACAGCGGCCCCGACTCGATGGTCGGGCACGGCAAGCCTTCGCCGGACATCACGCTTCAGCCGGGGCACGTGTTCCACATCGACCTCGGCGTGATCGTGGACGGGTATTCGAGCGACATCCAGCGGTGCTGGTTCGTCGGTGACTCAGTTCCAGATGATGTTGTGCAGGCGTGCGATGCCGTCAACCTGGCGATCACGACTGCTGCAGATGTTTTGCGCCCTGGAGTCGAGGGATGGATGGTCGACGCCGCTGCGCGCAAGTCGATCGTCGAGAGCGGTTACGACGAGTACATGCACGCGCTCGGCCACCAGGTCGGCCGCGTCGCGCACGACGGCGGCGCGATCCTCGGCCCGAAGTGGCAGCGGTACGGCGACACACCGATGATCCCGATCCAGAAGGACGAGGTGTACACGCTGGAGCTAGGCGTGATGCTCCCCGAACGCGGATACCTCGGGCTGGAAGAGATCGTCGTGGTCACCGACGACGGTTGCGAGTTCATGAGCGAACGACAGATCACGATCGATACGATAATCTGAGGGCTGTGTCGGGGACGAGAGCGCGGCTCGCGGGGACGCTCGCCCTCCCTGTCAGCACAAACGTTCCGATACCTCCAGTAAAATGGGCGGATGAGGTTTCGGACTAGCGATTGCATCGCCATTGGGGTCAGCGACATGACAGCCGCTGAGAAGTTCTACGTCGATGTGCTCGGTTTTGAGGTCGGCGAAAGGTGGGACGAATACGTCGAGCTGAAGACCGGCGCGCTCAAGCTGTATTTGTGCGAAGACGACGCTCCGATCTGCTTCGAAGTCTTGGTCGACGGCGTCCCGGCTGCGACCGACTACTTGGTCGAACATGGATGCAAGAAAGATGACGAAGAGGGAGACGAGGTGTTCGTGACCGACCCGTACGGCCTTAGGTTCTGCGTGTCTCAGTCTAAGGAGGGCTAGTCGGCCGACAATCGCTCTGAAATCTTACGGCAAGAGGCGCCACCGCTCTGGCTTCGTCCCTCAATTCGTGTCGTATGGAGGGTTCACATTCTGGGACTCGTACCCTCCACACTGCGAGTGCGGAGGGATGAATGCCGACGAACAGGCGTTCGTCACGGACCCGTACGGCCTCAGATTCTGCGTCTCTCAGTCCAAGGATAGTTAGCCCGTCGAGGTCGTTTCCTTCTCCTTCGCCTCATGCGAGCGAGGTTTGACGACCGCATTCGTGACCGGCTCGGATGGTTGCTGCCCGCGGCGAAACGGAAAGACCTTGGGCGTCGATTTCTTGTACTCCCGGTATGTGTCGCCGTACTGATCGGTCAGGTCCTTCTCTTCGAACACGATCGCTACGAAAATGTACGCCGTCGTCAGGACTGAGAACAGCATGTGGCCTACCGTCATCGCGGGTGCGGCCCAGAAGGCGACGATGAATCCCAGCATGATCGGGTGGCGACAGAGTTTGTACAGCCCGGTCGTCACGAACGTCTCGCCGTCTCTCACCTTGTCCTGCAGGTTGTCCACTACCTGCCTGAGACCCAGCAGGTCGAAGTGGTTGATCATGAACGTCGAGAGTGCGACGATCCCGAACCCGAGGAAGAACACTGCATTTATGACCGTCGCAAGCGGGCCCGTCACCGTCCAGATTGGATTCGTCATCGGAACCCAATATACGAACAACAGGATCAGAACGCACGAACTGAGCAGTACGTAAGTACTGCGTTCAACCGCCTTCGGAACAACCTTCGTCCAAATCTTCTTGAATGACGGTCTGGCCATCACGGAGTGCTGCAGGGCGAACCCGCTCAAAAGAATCAAGTTCAGAATCCAGCCCATCACGCCCGATGCAACCGTCGAAGCGGCAACGTCGATCGTTCGCGGCACCCAGTTTGTTCCGCCAATTTCGATCGGCGTGATGTTGCCTACGAAGCAGATCGCGTAAAGTAGCGTCGCCAAGCAAACGACGTAGCAAAGAAACCCATATATGAGTGCAAGAACTCGTGCCATAGATTTTCAACTCAAGCAAACCAAGACTGATATACGCTGGCGAGCATAACACCGGAATCGACCTTGTAGACCGTGACTTCAGATTGTGCCACTTCGAGATGGACTAGGACGGGGAATCGGGTTCTTTTTTCTGGAGTGGCCTCAGTGCCGTCAAGCTGACACGAAAGCGCTGGTCTACGAAATCCTCTAGTTTCGTACGGTTAAAGGCGTCACCGCTCTGGCAGCTTGTGTCGGCTCCGTCCAGACTCCGTCCTCTTTCAGCAGCGCGACAAGCTCTTCGACGCCGCGTTCTTGCGGGATTCCATGCTTGACCGGCTCGCGCTTTCGATACAGCGTGATCTTGCCCCCGGCAGCGCCGACGTATCCGTAATCTGCATCGGCCATCTCGCCTGGACCGTTCACGATGCAGCCCATCACGGCGATATCCAAGCCGACAAGGTGCTTTGTGGCCTCTCTGACCTCACGCAACACAGTCGGAAGGTCGAACTTGGTCCTGCCGCACGACGGACAGGCGATGTATTCGACCTGCGTCTTTCTCAGGCCCAGAGCTTGCAGGATTTCATAGCACGCCGGCAGTTCGTTGATCGGATCTTCTGCCAGGCTGACGCGAATCGTGTCGCCGATCCCCTCCGACAGCAGCGTCGCAATGCCTGCTGTCGACTTGATGCGAGCGTACTGTCCGTCGCCGGCCTCGGTGACCCCCAAGTGCAGCGGGAAGTTCATCCCCTCTTCGTCCAGCCTCATCGCCAAAAGCCGATTCGCCTCGATCATGATCGGAACCCGGCTGGCCTTCGCGCTGATGTTCAGATTCCAGAATCCGTGTTCGACACAGAGTCGGACGTACTCGAGCGCGCTCTCGACCATTCCTTCCACCGTGTTGCCGAATGTCACGAGCATTCGTTCGCTCAACGAGCCGTGGTTGACGCCTATGCGCATTGCGCGATTGCGGGCCTTGCACGCCTCGACCACCGGCACGAAAGTTTCCTCGATAGCGCTCCGCTCTGCTTTGTGCTCTTCTTCGCTATAATCCTCCCTCCCTGTGTGCTTTCGGAATACGAACAGGCCCGGATTGACGCGAATCTCGTCGACGTGCTTGGTCGCTTCGAGGGCGATCTTCGTGCCTTGATGATGAACGTCGGCCGTCAGCGGCACCTTGCGATAACCCTCGCTGACTTTCGCAACAATCTCTTCCAGACACTGCGCCTCTTGAAGAGTCGGGGTAGTGACCCGCACGATTTCGCTTCCCGCCTTGTGCAGCGCGATGATCTGCTCGACGGATGCGTCGATATCGCGCGTCTCTGCCGTGATCATGGATTGCACGACCACGAGGTGGTCGGAGCCGATCTGGACTGAATCCACCGTGCAAGTTCGGGTCGCTCTTCGTTCGAATTTCGTCTTGAGACTCATGCCTCTCAACCGTATTCTACGGGCATTTCGCGATTCGGCTTGGGAAACGTACGTTGACTCCGTGTAAATCCGCATAATCCAACACCGGAACAATGTAGACTACGCGCTACACAACCGATTATAGCATATGATATAGGCGCTCCTTCGAGCGGCACTTGTATCCAGCGGCCACAGGTAGAGGTAGCGACTGAGTTCATGAACACAAATCTCGACCAACCTTCGTTCAGTTTTGAGGCGATCAGAGAGACCATTTTTCGGCAGTCCCGCACCGTTGTCATCGTTGCAGAGCCGTGGCCGCCGTACAGGGTTATCTACGTCCCGCCCAACGCCAGTGACGTGCTGAAATACAGTCACGGAGAGGTTTTCGGTCGAGGCCTGCCGGATTGTCCTTTTGGCGAGGCTGCCGATCCCGCAACGGTCAGAGAGCTCATCGAAGAGACGCTGAGGAACGGGATTGCGACGGCTGAATACGAATACTTCAACGGTGAGGGCGAATCGCGGTGGCTAGCAATCGAGTCACACTTGGTAGAAGACGAAAACGGCAGAGCGCAGTACTTGGCGTTCGTCGCACACGATACGACTGAGCACGTCCTGATTCGTCAAGAGGCCCAGCGGGCACAGAGGCTGTACACGGAGGTTGTTGAGACGGCCGTCGAGGCGTTCGTCACAATCGACTCTCGCGGCAAGATCGCCTCGATCAACGCAGCCGCTCAAAAGATGTTCGGCTTCGATTCGGAGCAGCTAGTCGGAGAAGATGTCTCTATCCTCATGCCAGAGGAGGTTGGGCGAGATCATCAGAAATATCTTGAGCACGCTCAGCCTGGCGTCGAGTCCTACGTTATCGGCAAGAGCCGAGAAGTCGAAGGCAAGCGCAGCGACGGAACTGCTTTCCCGATCGAGATCACGATTTCCGAGATTCAGGTCGACGGAGAAAGGATGTTCAACGGCATTTGCCGTGACATTACGAGGCGAAGGATGGCAGAACAAGCGCTTCGCGGGAAGACGAAGGAAGCCCAGCAGGCAAACGAGGCGAAGAGCAAGTTCTTATCGAGGATGAGCCACGAATTGCGAACCCCTCTGAACGCGATTCTGGGATTCGCACAAGTTCTCGAGATGAGCGATCTTGACGGGGAGGATCTCGAATCTGTGCGCCATATTTTGAAAGGCGGGCACCATCTCCTGGAACTGATCAACGACATTCTAGATATCTCGCGAATTGAGGCCGGGAAGCTAGCCGCAACGATCAAACCCGTCCAGTTAGTACAATGCATCAACGATTCATTGGAGTTGATCGCGCCGCTTGCGAACGAACGTTTCCTTATCGTCACTCCACCTAAAGATCTGTCTGAAGATCTGTACGTGCTCGCCGATCGACAGCGGTTGGGGCAGGTTTTCCTCAACGTGCTGTCCAACGCGGTCAAATACAACAAACCGAATGGGAGCGTGACCATTACAGTTGACACTAGCAATGAATGCCTGGTCGCCGTGGTAATTCAGGACACCGGAATAGGGATTCCCGAGTCCAAGCTTCAAGACCTTTTCGTTCCGTTTGAACGTCTCGGCGCCGAATCTACTCGAGTAGAAGGCAGTGGGCTGGGGCTGGCCCTGACGAACGGACTGATGGCAGAGATGTCAGGACACGTTGACATCAGTTCGACGGAGGGCGCAGGGACGACCGTGAGCCTTTTGCTGCCAAGGGCGATGCGGAGCGACGATGCCGCGCAGACGATCGACAACGGCGTCGCGCGCCAACCTTCGACATCCACGCCCCTCGACATTCTGCTCATCGAAGACAATATACCAAGCATCAACTTGGTTGAGAGGGCGTTCGAAGCACAGCCGAATTGGACCCTCCGTTCAGCTCATACGGGGGCAGAAGGATTGGCCGCCGCCCGCGAGCGCACGCCTGATGTAATCCTGCTGGATGTGAACCTGCCGGACGTGACCGGACCAGAACTCATCAGATCGTTTCGGCTCGATCCGGAGCTTGAAGAAGTCCCAGTGATCATTGTGAGCGCCGACGCCAGTCATGCGACCCAAGACACGTTCCTTTCGGCCGGCGCTCAGACGTACCTCAGCAAGCCGTTCGACATCCAAAGGCTGTTCGCACAGATTCGTGATTTGACGTTTTCTTCCAACAAGGTCTAGCGAGTTTGTAGACTGCCGTGTAGAATCGCTCTTGGGCTCCATGATTCCGATCGATTGAGGCGGGTTTCACATAGTGCAATAGCATGAAGCACGGTGTGGCATCGGTCTCCGGTTTCCCCCAGAAGATGTACTTTCAGAGGCATTATGTAGTTAAATGTACAGATTGATGCGTCAGGTTCTTTACAGGTCTAGATATCGCAGCCGAGCGAAGGGCCTTCCTTTGGGGCGTCTTTGCGTGTCGGACAGTTCCCCTCTTTCCTTCCTTTGGGTGGCTCGTACAGGGCCTTCAGATTCAAGCCGAGCGTTAACCGGAACAGTATATCTTGCTCTGAGCGCAGGCGAGAAATCCCAAGCGCGCGTATATCGAGACCAGCTATCTGACGTCGCCAATGCCGCTGACATTTTCAGGGTAGGTCTAGAGACTTCAGGTGTAGATGCTCGTGACTAGCCAGCCCAAATCCACTTTGAAACGGATCACAGGCCAAATCAAACGGCTCGTTGCTATAGTCGTCCTCGGGCTCGTACTACCGCTGGTCGTACTTGGCATCTTCGCGTACGACGAGAGTTTGGAACACGATGCCCGCACTGCATCTCTGCTCCATTCGATGAACGCCAGCCATGAGGCCGAAGCTTTAGTTATTGAACTAAGTCTTGTTCAAGAGCGTGCAGACCGCCGACCACCAGAATCAGCGCTGGAGGAGCGCGACCTGGAGCGAGAGCGAGGTGCCTTGACTGAGAGGCTGCTGGCGGTCGGCCCATCTGTCACCGAAGACACTTTTCTGGTCGATACGGATGAGTCTGCCGTGAGGCACCAGGCATTGCTTGAATCGTTGCTGCGCCAGTTCTCAGAGCTGGAGTTAGCAACCCAGGGCCGCCGTGGTGCGCACATTTCGGATGAACTGTTGGCGTCGCTCGGCCTGAGCTTGGACCGCCACCGATCGATGCTCTATGAGCACTCTCAGCTTGAGGCGCAGGAGGTTTCAGATAGCTGGAGAAGAACCGCCATGATAGCTGGCCCGATCGTGATAGGAGTGCTCGCGCTTGGTCTGCTGACGTATTTGGCTTTGTTCCGCAATTTGCGGCGAGAGTTGAGACGCGACGACGAAGTCCGACAGGCCCTACCAACTCAGGAAGCTTGGTTCAGAGTGCTTTTTGACGAGTCACCGGTGGCCGTGTGCGTGTCAAGGGACGGTCTCATCCGTCACGCCAATCCGGCATATATGCGGCTATTTGGCTACGATGAGGATGAAGTCATTGTCGGGCAGTCGATCCAGGATCACATCGATCCGGAGTCGCGCGAGGATATCCAGCGACTCATGGACGAACTATCCGAAAAACGGGGAGTGTACCAAGCAATTGAGATCGTTGCACAACGGAATGACGGTTCAAAGGTCCAAATCGAGGTGACCTTGGGCACAGTCACGCTCCCTGATGGCCCCGCGTTCTTCGCGTTTTTCACCGATCTCACGAAGCGCAAGCAGGCCGAGGCCGCACGGCGTGAAAGCGAACAACTGTTCACCCTGATGTTCGACAGTACGTCGGACATGCTCTTGCTCATGAGCGTCCAAGCCGATGGCAGCCTTGTTTTCGACGTAATGAACAGGGCGTATGAGGACTACATACGGGAAACATATCCAGGTTCAGACGTTGACCCTATCGGCCGAGAGCGGAAAGAAGTATTGGCGTCTTGGGGCATACCTGAAGATGCCATCAAAGCAGGAAGCAAGATGTACGACGAAGTCGTTGCCGAGCGCACGGTGAAGCACTCTGAGATCACGGTGCCGCTGGCCGGAAGCGAGCGTTGCCTGGACGTGTCCGTCGAACCGATCTTGAACGCGGCTGGGGAATGTACGCACGTTCTCTGGAGCGGAAGAGATATAACGGAGCGCAAGCAACAGCAAGAGGAGCTACGACGCCTCAACGAGTCGCTGGAAGAAATGATCGAGGAACGCACAGCGGAACTTCGGCAGAGCGAAGCCCGGTTCCGTGCCATCAGCGAAGCTTCTCCGTTTAGCGTGCTCGTTACGGATTCAGAAGGAGCAATCGTTTACGCAAACGACGCATATCACCGCTTGATGGGCGCTGCCTTCGAAGACATCAAGGGCTGGGGTTGGGCAGATTACATTCATTCCGACGACGTGGATGACCTGGTCTCTTCCTGGAAGAACTACCTCGAAGTCGGTGGCACGTTCGAGAACGACCACCGAATCGTTCGACCCGACGGAACTGTCGCTTGGCTGTACTGCGTCGCTGCTCCGCTCATCAACCAGAATGAGACCGACGGTCATGTCGTAATGTTGGAAGACATCACTGCACGCATCGAGGCGAGGGAAGAGCTTCTTCGGGCAAAGGAGGAAGCCGAAGAAGCAAACGCCGCCAAGGATCGTTTCCTTTCGCGCGTCAGCCACGAGTTGAGGACGCCCCTGAACGCAATTCTGGGGTTCGCCCAAGTTATGGCGACGGATCGCCTCTCTTCGGAACAAGAAAGTTCAGTGAAGCACATTCTCGAGGCTGGCGACCACCTGCTTTCGTTGATTGAGGAAGTACTCGATATCGCCAAGATCGAAACTGGCGAGATTGAAATAGATGTCCGAGAGGTCGATGCCCGAGTACAAGTTCTCGAGTGCGTTGAGCTGCTTTCGCCTCTGGCCAAAGCAAGGCAAGTAACCATAGCAGTCGCTGGCTCCTCGGACGCGGTAGTGCCGATCAAGGCCGATCCGAGGAGAATGACCCAGATTATCTTCAACGTCCTGTCGAACGCCATCAAGTTCAACAAACTCAGAGGCTCGGTCACGATATCTTTTGAGCCGGCCGCTCGAAACAGGACTGCGGTTGTGATCAAGGACACCGGATTAGGCATCAGCCAGGAGAAGCTTTACCGCGTATTCGAGCCGTTCGACCGGCTCGGCGCCGAAGAAACGGATGTGAAAGGGACCGGGATCGGCCTGACCGTATCGGCAAGTCTCGCAGAGGCCATGAATGCAACGATTGAAATTGCATCAACGGAAGGCGTCGGGACTTTCGTGACGATCACGTTTGAGGCTGCCGGCGAGATCGTGATCGACGACGATCTCCTGGCTATTGTCGAGCCACCTGCGAAGAGCGCCGGGCATGACCTCAAGATCCTTCTCGTCGAAGACAATCGGTCTAACTACCTGCTCATGAAGACGGTATTCAAGAGGAGAGGCTCTTGCGACCTGCGAATCGCCAACACTGCGGAAGAGGGTCTTCAGATGGCGAAGCAGTTCAAGCCCGATCTTTTCCTGCTCGACGTGAATCTTCCGGACTCGCTCGGAACGGAGCTGATCGAGAAGATCCTTGCCCAGAGGAGCCTCCGCAACACTCCCGTCGTGATAGTCAGCGCTGACGCAAACACTGCCACGGTTGCAGAGTTTAAGGACAAGGGAGCGTACGCCTACCTGACCAAGCCGATCGACATCACCAAACTGCTGCAGGTAGTGGACGAAATTGCTCTAGAGCGCATGGGGCGCACTAGTTGACGCCAAAGGGCGTATGAAATTGCGATCTTTGCACTAGGGCTCCTCAACTACGCCGAAATGCGATCCGTAACAAGTAACAGTTGCGCTCGAAAGCGCGAGGAGATTTGAAGTCATGCCTGAAAACACACCGTTTGCCTGGCACGAGATTCACACAACTGACGCACAGAAGGCCAAGAAGTTCTATTCCGACTGCTTCCGCTGGGAAACCAGCGAGATGTCGATGGGCGAAGATGGCGTCTACACCATGTTCAACGTTCCCGGCGCCAAGCCGTTCGGCGGGATAGTCGAACTGCGAGGCGAGGCGTGGAAGGGGATTCCCGCGCACTGGGCAGTCTATGTCGACGTCGAGGACATTCGCGCGAAGGTGAAGGAGGTCGAAGCTTGTGGCGGAAAAATCGTTGTTCCTCCGTTTGAAGTTCCCAGTGTCGGTCTCACAGCGCTAGTGCATGACCCGCAGGGCGCTCCGTTCCACCTATTCCAAGGCGTCAAGTCGTAGCATGCGGTTCGATCGGGTGCGTTCTGTCAGAATCAGCCTGATCGATGCCCCTTTACTTGCCGTCCCTGCGCCACCGAGACTTCACCGTTTACACTGTCGGCCGGTTCGTAGGAAACGTCGGAGCGAGCGTCCAGCTCTGGACAGTCGCCTGGCACGTGTACCAAGTATCGGGGGAGAGCTCCCTGCACGTCGGACTGTTGGGCCTTGTCCGTGTCTTGCCGCTACTGCTGTTCTCTCTGGTCGGCGGTGTCGCGGCGGACCACTTCGACCGGAAGAAACTCATGGTCGTCACGCGATGGGCGATGACAGGTATCGCCATCACGCTTGCTATCGTGACCGTGCTCGGCCTTGCAAGCCTTACGTGGATCTACTCTCTGGTCGCAATAATGTCCATCGCCCGCGCCTTCGATGGCCCGGCCAGGAACGCCCTAATGGTCAACTTGGTGCCAGAGCGCGACCTGCCGAACGCGCTCAGCGTGAACGGCATCGCTTGGCGGCTAAGCGGCGTAACCGGCCCGATCATTGCGGGCGTCATGATCGCCTACGGCTCTCTTCACTTGGCGTACGCCACGTCGGCGGTCGGAAACATCGTGCTGCTCGGGGCACTCTTCTTCGTCAAGCCGGTCAAGCAAGCGTATCCGGACCAGCCGATCACGTCGGTCAAGCATGTCTTCTCCCAGATCGGGGCAGGATTCCAGTTCTTCAAAAGTTCGCACATCGTTCGCAACACGATGATCATCGACTTTTGGGCGACGTTCTTTTCATCTGCCGACGCGCTCTTCCCCGCCTTCGCGGGGCCGGTGCTGCACCTGGGGCCGAACGGATACGGAATGTTGGCGGCGGCATCCGGCGGCGGTGCGCTCATCGCTGCAATCGTCCTCGCCTTTCGTCGGACGGTCAAACGCCAAGGGATAGTGGTCATCGGAATGATCGGCGTTTACGGAATGGCCACCGTTCTGTTCGGACTGAGCCAAAGCCTGTGGATGGCCATGCTGTTCCTGATGTGCACGGGAGCAGCGGACATGGTGAGTACTGTGCTGCGCCAGACGATTCGGCAGCTCGCAACGCCGGACAACATTCGCGGCCGAATGGCTGGAGTGGGGGTGCTGTTTCAGGTCGGCGGGCCGCAGCTTGGCGATGTCGAGGCGGGTGTATTCGCCAAGTTCTACGGGGATCGAGCGTCCGTTGTTATCGGAGGCTGCGCGTGCCTGATCGTCTCGGCGTGGTACTCCGCCAAGAGTCACCTGAAATCGTACATCCATGTCAACAATGAGCCTATGGGTGAAGAAAAACAGTGAGTTGGTCGTATAATCTATAGGAAGATGAGTAATGCTCGTCCCTTCGGGTTGTTCGCAGTAGTCCTCGCAGTGGGAGGAGCTGCCGCATACAGCCAACAGGGTAAGAACATGGAACTCCACCTTGACGCAGCCGATCTACCTGGCGGAGTGACGCTTTACGGCTCTGACGCCGTGACGCCGCTCAGGGAGAATATGGAGATCGCCACGTTTGGCGGCGGATGATTCTGGAGCGTTGAAAACGCCTTCCGTCAGGTTGACGGAATCACAGCGACAGCGGTCGGATTTGCCGGGGGTAGCGTTAAGAGCCCAACGTACAGGCAAGTATGCCTTTCGGACACTGGCCACGCCGAAGTGATACGCATTGAGTACGACCCGAAGAAAGTCAGCTACGAGCGACTTCTCGAGGTTTTCTGGGCGATTCACGATCCGACGCAGTTCAATAGACAGGGCGTCAACATTGGCAACCAGTATCGCAGTGTGATATTCTTCCACACGGAAGAGCAGGCGCGAGCTGCGCGCAAGAGCTACGATGTCATCGCAAAAGAAAAGGGCCAAGCCTTAGCAACGCAGATTCTAGAAGCCGTTCCCTTCTTCATGGCTGAGGATTACCATCAGCAGTACTACTCCCGTAAGGGGGTCCCTGCTTGCCCGATACCGCCAAAGTCTGGCGGCGGGTAAGTCGCCTTGGGGAACGAACGTAGCAAAGACCGTCAACTAAGCCGCTTTTTGGCCTTCGACTCGTCCGATGATTGCGTTGCGCGCCCTGCCAGCGATCTCCATCACTTCGCCGACGAGCGCCGACGGCACATCTAGCTCTTCGAGCGTTGCCTGCAGGTGGCCAGCGACGGCATCACAGTGCTCGTCGCTCAGTCCCTTCATCTTGACCATATACGAATCGGCATCAGTGAGGTTTTGCCCTTCGGACTCGCTCGGTCCGCCGAACGCCATCGTCAAGAAGTCGCGCTGATTCTTCTTCAGTTCGCTCATATTCGCTCCTGCGAAGAACGGAGCCAACTTTGGGTCGTCCAAAACGCGAACGTAGAACAGCTCAACAGTCGCGTAAATCGCCGCAGAGCCGCCCAGCCTGTCATACAGAGGAATTTCCATGCGTTACCCCAGGCTAAACTGTATGTACAAATACTCGGCGCGGCGTATAACAATCATTAGGTTATCGGACGTTGAAGTACTTCGCGGCGGGGTGGTGAACAATGATCGCGCTAGTGGACTGCTCGGGGTTCAGCATGAACTCTTCGCTGAGCTCGATCCCGATATCCAGAGGCTGCAATAGCTCAAGCAGCTGGGTCTGGTCCTCTAGGTTCGGGCAGGCCGGATAGCCGAACGAGTACCGAGAGCCGTGGTACTTGGCGCTGAACAGCAGGCGCATCTCCTCCGGCTCCTGGTCGTCGATCCCCATCTCGGCTCTGATGATCTTGTGCCAGTACTCCGCGAGCGCCTCGGCGGTCTCGACGCCCATGCCGTGGGTGTAAAGGTACTCCTGATAGTCGCCGCTCTTGAACTGGCTCCGCTCGTACTCGCTGATCGCGCCGCCGATCGTGACGATGTGGAATCCCACGACGTCCATCTCGCCCGACTCGGTGCTGCGAAAGAAATCGCTGAGGCACTGGCGCTTCATAGCGCGCTGCCTTGGGAAGTTGAAACGGCACCGCTCCGTCTTCTTGTCTTCTCGGTAGACGATCAAGTCGTTCCCTTCGCTCTGACACCAGAAGTAGCCCCATTTGACCGCCGGGTGCATGTGCGGCGCTAGCTCCCGCTGCTTCCTCTGGAAGATCGGCCCCGCCTCATCGTTCAGCCAATCTGTGAAATCAGGGTTGCTCATGCCTTTCGGCTTCTTGTACTGCCATTGGCCACGGAACAGCGCGATCGGGTTGATGTACTTGTATATCTCGAAAACGTCGAACTTGGTCTGTTTCTTCGCGCCGTAGAACGGGAGGTCTGGCACGTTTTCGGCTGGTTCGACGTCGCTCTTCGTACCGTCAAAGACGTAGAGAGCCGGATCGAGCACATCGACGCGGTGCGAGGAGACGCGCCGCTGCGTGGCCTCTTTGTGGTCTCTTTCGGAGTGCGCGGACGCGTCCGCGCTTTCCACAGCGGTCTCTTCCTGCTCTTGCTCCGAGCTGCCCAACTCCCCCATGAGCCGCAGGCCCTCGAACGCATCTTTCGCGTAGAACACATGGCCGTCATAGATCTCGCGAAGATCTTGCTCTACGTACGAGCGTGTCAACGCTGCGCCACCTAGGATCACAGGGATCGAAGACACGCCGCGCCGGTTCATCTCGATGAGGTTGTCGCGCATCACGAGCGTACTCTTGACGAGCAGCCCGCTCAGGCCGATGACCGCGCACTTGCTCTCTTCGGTCTTCTCCAGGATCGAATTGATCGGCTGTTTGATCCCGATGTTGACGACGCGGTAGCCGTTGTTGCTCAGGATGATGTCGACGAGGTTCTTGCCGATGTCGTGCACGTCGCCCTGAACGGTCGCGAGCAGGATCGATCCCTTCTCGCTCCCCTCCTCCTTCTCCATGTGCGGCTCGAGGTGCGCGACCGACGCCTTCATCACCTCCGCGCTCTGCAAGACGAAAGG
This genomic interval carries:
- a CDS encoding aminopeptidase P family protein; its protein translation is MATSLTAEKLSQAVRLVRDSGFDAWMVFDRETALGGDPVLPLILAGGLTWQSALIITRDGRKIAVVGNYDADPIKASGDWDEVVPYVQSIREPLLEVLDRVCGPEPKIAVNFSTNDVKADGLSHGMYLLLVDYLAGTSFQGSLVSAEKIVMSLRGQKTPAEIERLQLAIKCGDLVFGLIESFASVGVSEVAIYEQAQAYIDDKGWGYGWDRAGNPIVNSGPDSMVGHGKPSPDITLQPGHVFHIDLGVIVDGYSSDIQRCWFVGDSVPDDVVQACDAVNLAITTAADVLRPGVEGWMVDAAARKSIVESGYDEYMHALGHQVGRVAHDGGAILGPKWQRYGDTPMIPIQKDEVYTLELGVMLPERGYLGLEEIVVVTDDGCEFMSERQITIDTII
- a CDS encoding VOC family protein; the encoded protein is MRFRTSDCIAIGVSDMTAAEKFYVDVLGFEVGERWDEYVELKTGALKLYLCEDDAPICFEVLVDGVPAATDYLVEHGCKKDDEEGDEVFVTDPYGLRFCVSQSKEG
- a CDS encoding isoprenylcysteine carboxylmethyltransferase family protein produces the protein MARVLALIYGFLCYVVCLATLLYAICFVGNITPIEIGGTNWVPRTIDVAASTVASGVMGWILNLILLSGFALQHSVMARPSFKKIWTKVVPKAVERSTYVLLSSCVLILLFVYWVPMTNPIWTVTGPLATVINAVFFLGFGIVALSTFMINHFDLLGLRQVVDNLQDKVRDGETFVTTGLYKLCRHPIMLGFIVAFWAAPAMTVGHMLFSVLTTAYIFVAIVFEEKDLTDQYGDTYREYKKSTPKVFPFRRGQQPSEPVTNAVVKPRSHEAKEKETTSTG
- the ispG gene encoding (E)-4-hydroxy-3-methylbut-2-enyl-diphosphate synthase, with amino-acid sequence MSLKTKFERRATRTCTVDSVQIGSDHLVVVQSMITAETRDIDASVEQIIALHKAGSEIVRVTTPTLQEAQCLEEIVAKVSEGYRKVPLTADVHHQGTKIALEATKHVDEIRVNPGLFVFRKHTGREDYSEEEHKAERSAIEETFVPVVEACKARNRAMRIGVNHGSLSERMLVTFGNTVEGMVESALEYVRLCVEHGFWNLNISAKASRVPIMIEANRLLAMRLDEEGMNFPLHLGVTEAGDGQYARIKSTAGIATLLSEGIGDTIRVSLAEDPINELPACYEILQALGLRKTQVEYIACPSCGRTKFDLPTVLREVREATKHLVGLDIAVMGCIVNGPGEMADADYGYVGAAGGKITLYRKREPVKHGIPQERGVEELVALLKEDGVWTEPTQAARAVTPLTVRN
- a CDS encoding PAS domain S-box protein, whose translation is MNTNLDQPSFSFEAIRETIFRQSRTVVIVAEPWPPYRVIYVPPNASDVLKYSHGEVFGRGLPDCPFGEAADPATVRELIEETLRNGIATAEYEYFNGEGESRWLAIESHLVEDENGRAQYLAFVAHDTTEHVLIRQEAQRAQRLYTEVVETAVEAFVTIDSRGKIASINAAAQKMFGFDSEQLVGEDVSILMPEEVGRDHQKYLEHAQPGVESYVIGKSREVEGKRSDGTAFPIEITISEIQVDGERMFNGICRDITRRRMAEQALRGKTKEAQQANEAKSKFLSRMSHELRTPLNAILGFAQVLEMSDLDGEDLESVRHILKGGHHLLELINDILDISRIEAGKLAATIKPVQLVQCINDSLELIAPLANERFLIVTPPKDLSEDLYVLADRQRLGQVFLNVLSNAVKYNKPNGSVTITVDTSNECLVAVVIQDTGIGIPESKLQDLFVPFERLGAESTRVEGSGLGLALTNGLMAEMSGHVDISSTEGAGTTVSLLLPRAMRSDDAAQTIDNGVARQPSTSTPLDILLIEDNIPSINLVERAFEAQPNWTLRSAHTGAEGLAAARERTPDVILLDVNLPDVTGPELIRSFRLDPELEEVPVIIVSADASHATQDTFLSAGAQTYLSKPFDIQRLFAQIRDLTFSSNKV